A window from Culex pipiens pallens isolate TS chromosome 3, TS_CPP_V2, whole genome shotgun sequence encodes these proteins:
- the LOC120412978 gene encoding arginine/serine-rich coiled-coil protein 2 isoform X2: MDSLLQNYNSDDEDSAPERDSTPVKKVRPSTSTTNKSSARREEPSAASGSGSKKRKSSHHDEYDEKAKKRTTAPAGGDDKKRQSAKDEDTKRRPKKKRSRSSSSSSSSSSSSSSSSSSSGSSGSSSGSSDSGDSSSSSSSSSSRGHNRRSKQQHRSSKKNSKSKVKVTTTPEKASKSSSSKQKVAPKVISLSPSPDRRSESKHESSSKDKKKSPEKRRDRSSSRDRYESKRKDKEHRSRSDREYREKDRSSKHDRDDRRSDRDKRDKYSSSSSSRYKDDRRTDKYERSRDHKRDYDSKDRRYRRSSSRDRKRKSSPERSSRRRSRSRSKSPAAMPPAKPHYMPNPPGVGLLPTPLMPIPTGPLPLINPTAHIQPLMSLNLGPVELPTRPGTTIGGGLPIDATTAALSRSSLIRSNVKAAQLEKMGIDVLQQSKKATESVPLPSYYNPGVVNPVRYADQVQKRKLLWSHKTPESKDVSSNISKWEQAKFSQDKDGKVASKFLRLMGVKDGQKGPGEATKSDTATSSAGGAAASASSSSASGGDSIKKQEELFSTMEQQYEVARQVTHTMRGVGLGFSSQPRTF, from the exons ATGGATTCTCTGCTGCAGAACTACAACAGCGACGACGAGGATTCCGCTCCGGAACGG GATTCCACAccggtgaagaaagttcgcccCAGCACCTCCACCACCAACAAGTCGTCAGCTCGACGGGAAGAGCCCTCTGCTGCCAGTGGCAGTGGTAGCAAGAAGCGCAAATCGTCCCACCACGATGAGTACGACGAAAAGGCCAAGAAGCGAACTACTGCCCCGGCCGGTGGAGACGACAAGAAGCGGCAGTCCGCCAAGGACGAGGACACCAAGAGGCGACCCAAAAAG AAACGTTCGCGCTCTTCCTCCAGCTCGTCATCTTCGTCTTCTTCGTCCTCTTCCTCGTCATCCTCGTCCGGGTCTTCGGGCTCCTCCTCGGGCAGTTCCGATTCCGGAGAttcgagcagcagcagctccagcTCCAGCAGCCGCGGCCACAACCGTCGCTCGAAGCAGCAGCATCGCTCCTCGAAAAAGAATTCAAAGTCGAAGGTCAAGGTGACCACCACTCCGGAAAAGGCGAGCAAGTCGTCGAGCTCGAAGCAGAAAGTGGCCCCGAAGGTGATATCCTTGTCGCCATCGCCGGATCGTCGGTCGGAGTCCAAGCATGAG AGTTCTTCGAAGGACAAGAAGAAAAGTCCGGAGAAGCGTCGCGATCGGAGCAGTTCGCGCGATCGTTACGAAAGCAAGCGCAAGGACAAAGAGCATCGCAGTCGGAGCGATCGCGAGTACCGGGAGAAGGATCGTTCTTCGAAGCACGACCGCGATGATCGTCGCAGCGATCGGGACAAGCGTGACAAGTACTCGAGTAGCTCGAGCAGCCGGTACAAGGACGATCGCCGGACGGACAAGTACGAGCGAAGCCGCGACCACAAGCGTGACTACGACAGCAAGGATCGTCGCTACCGGCGGTCCTCGTCGCGTGACCGCAAGCGCAAATCCAGTCCGGAACGTAGCAGCCGGAGGAGGTCGCGCTCGAGGAGCAAGTCTCCAGCGGCGATGCCACCGGCCAAGCCGCACTACATGCCGAATCCCCCGGGAGTCGGGCTTCTGCCAACGCCGTTGATGCCGATTCCAACGGGCCCACTTCCCCTCATCAACCCAACCGCGCACATTCAACCGCTGATGAGCCTAAACCTAGGTCCCGTCGAGTTGCCAACGAGACCCGGCACGACCATCGGAGGTGGCCTTCCGATCGACGCGACCACCGCCGCTCTCTCGCGCAGTTCCCTCATCCGAAGCAACGTTAAAGCGGCCCAACTCGAAAAGATGGGCATCGACGTGCTGCAGCAAAGCAAGAAGGCAACCGAATCGGTCCCCCTTCCCTCGTACTACAACCCGGGCGTGGTCAACCCCGTGCGCTACGCCGACCAGGTCCAGAAGCGGAAGCTCCTCTGGAGCCACAAAACCCCCGAAAGCAAGGACGTCTCCTCCAACATCAGCAAGTGGGAACAGGCCAAATTCTCCCAGGACAAGGACGGCAAGGTGGCCTCCAAGTTCCTGCGCCTCATGGGCGTCAAGGACGGCCAAAAGGGACCGGGGGAGGCCACAAAATCCGACACCGCGACAAGCAGCGCTGGCGGCGCCGCTGCCTCCGCCTCCAGCTCCTCCGCCTCCGGTGGGGACAGTATTAAAAAGCAGGAGGAACTCTTCTCCACGATGGAGCAGCAGTACGAGGTGGCCCGGCAGGTGACGCACACGATGCGGGGCGTTGGGCTGGGTTTCAGTTCGCAGCCGCGGACGTTCTAG
- the LOC120412978 gene encoding arginine/serine-rich coiled-coil protein 2 isoform X1 → MDSLLQNYNSDDEDSAPERDSTPVKKVRPSTSTTNKSSARREEPSAASGSGSKKRKSSHHDEYDEKAKKRTTAPAGGDDKKRQSAKDEDTKRRPKKKTHKNKDDRVSHEGNGGKRSRSSSSSSSSSSSSSSSSSSSGSSGSSSGSSDSGDSSSSSSSSSSRGHNRRSKQQHRSSKKNSKSKVKVTTTPEKASKSSSSKQKVAPKVISLSPSPDRRSESKHESSSKDKKKSPEKRRDRSSSRDRYESKRKDKEHRSRSDREYREKDRSSKHDRDDRRSDRDKRDKYSSSSSSRYKDDRRTDKYERSRDHKRDYDSKDRRYRRSSSRDRKRKSSPERSSRRRSRSRSKSPAAMPPAKPHYMPNPPGVGLLPTPLMPIPTGPLPLINPTAHIQPLMSLNLGPVELPTRPGTTIGGGLPIDATTAALSRSSLIRSNVKAAQLEKMGIDVLQQSKKATESVPLPSYYNPGVVNPVRYADQVQKRKLLWSHKTPESKDVSSNISKWEQAKFSQDKDGKVASKFLRLMGVKDGQKGPGEATKSDTATSSAGGAAASASSSSASGGDSIKKQEELFSTMEQQYEVARQVTHTMRGVGLGFSSQPRTF, encoded by the exons ATGGATTCTCTGCTGCAGAACTACAACAGCGACGACGAGGATTCCGCTCCGGAACGG GATTCCACAccggtgaagaaagttcgcccCAGCACCTCCACCACCAACAAGTCGTCAGCTCGACGGGAAGAGCCCTCTGCTGCCAGTGGCAGTGGTAGCAAGAAGCGCAAATCGTCCCACCACGATGAGTACGACGAAAAGGCCAAGAAGCGAACTACTGCCCCGGCCGGTGGAGACGACAAGAAGCGGCAGTCCGCCAAGGACGAGGACACCAAGAGGCGACCCAAAAAG aaaacacacaaaaacaaagACGACCGTGTTTCCCACGAAGGAAACGGTGGC AAACGTTCGCGCTCTTCCTCCAGCTCGTCATCTTCGTCTTCTTCGTCCTCTTCCTCGTCATCCTCGTCCGGGTCTTCGGGCTCCTCCTCGGGCAGTTCCGATTCCGGAGAttcgagcagcagcagctccagcTCCAGCAGCCGCGGCCACAACCGTCGCTCGAAGCAGCAGCATCGCTCCTCGAAAAAGAATTCAAAGTCGAAGGTCAAGGTGACCACCACTCCGGAAAAGGCGAGCAAGTCGTCGAGCTCGAAGCAGAAAGTGGCCCCGAAGGTGATATCCTTGTCGCCATCGCCGGATCGTCGGTCGGAGTCCAAGCATGAG AGTTCTTCGAAGGACAAGAAGAAAAGTCCGGAGAAGCGTCGCGATCGGAGCAGTTCGCGCGATCGTTACGAAAGCAAGCGCAAGGACAAAGAGCATCGCAGTCGGAGCGATCGCGAGTACCGGGAGAAGGATCGTTCTTCGAAGCACGACCGCGATGATCGTCGCAGCGATCGGGACAAGCGTGACAAGTACTCGAGTAGCTCGAGCAGCCGGTACAAGGACGATCGCCGGACGGACAAGTACGAGCGAAGCCGCGACCACAAGCGTGACTACGACAGCAAGGATCGTCGCTACCGGCGGTCCTCGTCGCGTGACCGCAAGCGCAAATCCAGTCCGGAACGTAGCAGCCGGAGGAGGTCGCGCTCGAGGAGCAAGTCTCCAGCGGCGATGCCACCGGCCAAGCCGCACTACATGCCGAATCCCCCGGGAGTCGGGCTTCTGCCAACGCCGTTGATGCCGATTCCAACGGGCCCACTTCCCCTCATCAACCCAACCGCGCACATTCAACCGCTGATGAGCCTAAACCTAGGTCCCGTCGAGTTGCCAACGAGACCCGGCACGACCATCGGAGGTGGCCTTCCGATCGACGCGACCACCGCCGCTCTCTCGCGCAGTTCCCTCATCCGAAGCAACGTTAAAGCGGCCCAACTCGAAAAGATGGGCATCGACGTGCTGCAGCAAAGCAAGAAGGCAACCGAATCGGTCCCCCTTCCCTCGTACTACAACCCGGGCGTGGTCAACCCCGTGCGCTACGCCGACCAGGTCCAGAAGCGGAAGCTCCTCTGGAGCCACAAAACCCCCGAAAGCAAGGACGTCTCCTCCAACATCAGCAAGTGGGAACAGGCCAAATTCTCCCAGGACAAGGACGGCAAGGTGGCCTCCAAGTTCCTGCGCCTCATGGGCGTCAAGGACGGCCAAAAGGGACCGGGGGAGGCCACAAAATCCGACACCGCGACAAGCAGCGCTGGCGGCGCCGCTGCCTCCGCCTCCAGCTCCTCCGCCTCCGGTGGGGACAGTATTAAAAAGCAGGAGGAACTCTTCTCCACGATGGAGCAGCAGTACGAGGTGGCCCGGCAGGTGACGCACACGATGCGGGGCGTTGGGCTGGGTTTCAGTTCGCAGCCGCGGACGTTCTAG
- the LOC128093490 gene encoding uncharacterized protein LOC128093490 isoform X1 has translation MVNRRCAFPGCRNFAPGPSNLSFFLVHSTRHKQRDMAKWREACDVTEFCPSAVICEEHFENEDFVNPCYKTQGLRPTAVPTRSPRCRQAPTFEVVDVTKPVEVDRPITVDSSKPAERPVEAISNCPSKDYLGRPSKVKVDMTRQIKIKKFMEESLARSAKNSEDTVMEPPKKPKITSLRNIGCRLCLMTKVPGVSAFSPFAGESSLSHIIETCFGIRIERNDFCTVICGECLVKVDLFWKMYSEFQANRLAIEELRRSLKDKEEDAKQHFQDVPDSVEHRPAKKRKTKDKPVPDSSDSDSYSIPEHPFFKTQCKKVYHCHLCPKQLKNETLLKYHLTYKHRDSDPMRLCEYCAKFFHKHKLSQHLQHHFEQKKINCPTCGKVIANERNLQRHMLVHSNVRPFSANCATEASPSHRT, from the exons ATGGTGAACCGAAGGTGTGCATTTCCCGGTTGCCGGAACTTTGCACCTGGCCCAAGCAACCTGTCGTTCTTCCTGGTTCACTCAACCAG gcacAAACAACGCGATATGGCCAAGTGGCGCGAAGCCTGCGACGTGACGGAATTCTGCCCATCGGCCGTTATTTGCGAGGAACACTTTGAGAATGAAGACTTTGTCAATCCTTGCTACAAAACGCAGGG TCTTCGACCAACGGCGGTTCCGACGCGAAGCCCCAGGTGCCGTCAAGCTCCTACATTTGAAGTTGTGGACGTCACCAAGCCAGTCGAAGTGGACCGTCCAATAACAGTCGATTCAAGCAAACCAGCAGAGAGACCAGTCGAAGCCATCTCAAACTGTCCCTCCAAGGATTACTTAGGCCGACCGAGCAAGGTCAAGGTGGACATGACTcggcaaataaaaattaaaaagttcatggAGGAATCGCTAGCTAGGAGCGCGAAAAATTCCGAAGACACCGTGATGGAGCCACCAAAAAAGCCTAAGATTACGTCGCTAAGAAATATTGGCTGCCGGCTTTGTCTGATGACCAAAGTTCCGGGAGTGTCCGCTTTCAGTCCTTTCGCCGGAGAGAGCTCCCTGTCGCACATCATCGAGACCTGCTTCGGGATACGAATTGAGAGGAATGACTTTTGCACGGTAATTTGCGGGGAATGCCTGGTCAAGGTGGATCTGTTTTGGAAGATGTACTCTGAGTTTCAAGCGAATCGGCTGGCGATAGAGGAATTGCGTCGATCTCTTAAAGATAAGGAGGAAGACGCTAAACAACACTTCCAAGATGTGCCAGATTCAGTTGAGCATCGTCCAGCTAAAAAACGAAAGACAAAGGACAAACCAGTTCCAGACAGCAGTGATTCGGATTCCTACAGTATTCCGGAGCATCCGTTCTTCAAGACACAGTGCAAAAAGGTTTACCATTGTCATCTGTGTCCAAAGCAGCTCAAAAACGAAACCCTACTCAAGTATCATTTAACCTACAAACATCGGGACAGTGACCCAATGCGGCTCTGCGAATATTGCGCCAAATTTTTCCACAAGCACAAACTTTCCCAACATCTTCAACATCACTTCGAACAAAAAAAGATCAACTGTCCCACGTGCGGTAAAGTAATAGCCAACGAACGCAATCTCCAACGCCACATGCTAGTTCACAGCAACGTGCGACCCTTCAGTGCAAACTGTGCGACAGAAGCTTCTCCCAGTCATCGAACCTAA
- the LOC128093490 gene encoding zinc finger protein 667-like isoform X2 gives MVNRRCAFPGCRNFAPGPSNLSFFLVHSTSLRPTAVPTRSPRCRQAPTFEVVDVTKPVEVDRPITVDSSKPAERPVEAISNCPSKDYLGRPSKVKVDMTRQIKIKKFMEESLARSAKNSEDTVMEPPKKPKITSLRNIGCRLCLMTKVPGVSAFSPFAGESSLSHIIETCFGIRIERNDFCTVICGECLVKVDLFWKMYSEFQANRLAIEELRRSLKDKEEDAKQHFQDVPDSVEHRPAKKRKTKDKPVPDSSDSDSYSIPEHPFFKTQCKKVYHCHLCPKQLKNETLLKYHLTYKHRDSDPMRLCEYCAKFFHKHKLSQHLQHHFEQKKINCPTCGKVIANERNLQRHMLVHSNVRPFSANCATEASPSHRT, from the exons ATGGTGAACCGAAGGTGTGCATTTCCCGGTTGCCGGAACTTTGCACCTGGCCCAAGCAACCTGTCGTTCTTCCTGGTTCACTCAACCAG TCTTCGACCAACGGCGGTTCCGACGCGAAGCCCCAGGTGCCGTCAAGCTCCTACATTTGAAGTTGTGGACGTCACCAAGCCAGTCGAAGTGGACCGTCCAATAACAGTCGATTCAAGCAAACCAGCAGAGAGACCAGTCGAAGCCATCTCAAACTGTCCCTCCAAGGATTACTTAGGCCGACCGAGCAAGGTCAAGGTGGACATGACTcggcaaataaaaattaaaaagttcatggAGGAATCGCTAGCTAGGAGCGCGAAAAATTCCGAAGACACCGTGATGGAGCCACCAAAAAAGCCTAAGATTACGTCGCTAAGAAATATTGGCTGCCGGCTTTGTCTGATGACCAAAGTTCCGGGAGTGTCCGCTTTCAGTCCTTTCGCCGGAGAGAGCTCCCTGTCGCACATCATCGAGACCTGCTTCGGGATACGAATTGAGAGGAATGACTTTTGCACGGTAATTTGCGGGGAATGCCTGGTCAAGGTGGATCTGTTTTGGAAGATGTACTCTGAGTTTCAAGCGAATCGGCTGGCGATAGAGGAATTGCGTCGATCTCTTAAAGATAAGGAGGAAGACGCTAAACAACACTTCCAAGATGTGCCAGATTCAGTTGAGCATCGTCCAGCTAAAAAACGAAAGACAAAGGACAAACCAGTTCCAGACAGCAGTGATTCGGATTCCTACAGTATTCCGGAGCATCCGTTCTTCAAGACACAGTGCAAAAAGGTTTACCATTGTCATCTGTGTCCAAAGCAGCTCAAAAACGAAACCCTACTCAAGTATCATTTAACCTACAAACATCGGGACAGTGACCCAATGCGGCTCTGCGAATATTGCGCCAAATTTTTCCACAAGCACAAACTTTCCCAACATCTTCAACATCACTTCGAACAAAAAAAGATCAACTGTCCCACGTGCGGTAAAGTAATAGCCAACGAACGCAATCTCCAACGCCACATGCTAGTTCACAGCAACGTGCGACCCTTCAGTGCAAACTGTGCGACAGAAGCTTCTCCCAGTCATCGAACCTAA